The Rhipicephalus sanguineus isolate Rsan-2018 chromosome 4, BIME_Rsan_1.4, whole genome shotgun sequence DNA window GCGCTAAATCATGTTATGAAGGCCCGAACGAAGCGTATATGTGGATACAAACTTTATGGTTATGACACTTCTTTCTGCATAATATTCCCTGCAATAGTTGCTCGCGGCAAAAATTCATCACGCAAACACCGATGTAACACGATCAAGGGCTTCAGTGAGTAATAAAATTACTGCACAAACTACCAAGGGTAGTACCTCTGAAATGTGCGTAAAACCAGCTgtgtacatggtgtatataaatagtgcGCCGTTCGCAGGCTGAAGTATGAAGGCGCTTCTGACCGATCAGTCAAACGCGATGAGCCACCAAACGAGTGGTCACTCGTTCGACTCCCCGGTCACGTGCTTCAAAAATAACTTATTGAGGactatttttctttgttcgtcatatatgtgtgtgtgtgtgtgtgtgtgtgtgtgtgtgtgtgtgtgtgtgtgtgtgtgtgtgtgcacgtaaCATGACGGCGAAACCAAAGGCTTAACTTTTTGATCAGAAATACacccacaatcaattttattaaaacaGGATGAAATTTTAAAAATTTAAAAACAGAAAATGTCCAAAGGCTTTAGCTTACCTTTTTATGTCGAAAGTGCACCCACAATCAATTTTATAAAACTAGACgacactttcaaaaaaaaaaaaaggaaagatttccaaaggctaacCTTTTTTGTCAGAAACACATCAACGATCAATTTTAATAAACCCGGATGAATCTTTCAGAAATCGAAAAATAAgtttatagcctttggaaatcttttaTTTTTCGATTTCCGGAAGTTTCATCCGGTTGTAATGAAATTGATTCTGGGTGTGCTTCAGACAAATAAGTTAAgtttatagcctttggaaatcttttaACTTATTTGTCTGAAGCACACCCAGAATCAATTTTATTACAACCGGATGAAACTTCCGAAAATCGAAAAATAAAAGATTTTCGAAGGCTATAGACTGACCTTTCCTGTCAGAAGTATAgccacaatcaattttattaaaaccGGGTGAAACTTCAGCAATCGAAAAATAAAAGATTTTCATAGACTTACCTCTTTTTTGTCAGAAACACACCCACGATCAATTTTATTACAACCGGGTGAAACTTCCAGAAATCGAAAAAtaaaagatttccaaaggcttacctttttttttttgtcagaaagacacccacaatcaattttattaaaaccTGATGAAACATTCAGAAATCGAAAAATAACAGATTTCTAAAAGCTATAGACTTACCTTCTTGGTCAGAAACACAaccacaatcaattttattaaaaccGGAATGAAACTTCCAGAAATCGAAAAAtaaaagatttccaaaggctatatacTTACCTTCTTGGTCAGAAATACacccacaatcaattttattatGACCGGATGACACTTccagaaatagaaaaataaaaaatctgCAAATGCTATAGACTTACCTTTTTGGTGAGAAATACACCCAATATCAATTTTATTAAAACCAGATGAAACATTCAGAAATCGAAAAATAGCAGATTTCTAAAAGCTATAGACTTACCTTCTGGTCAGAAATACATGCGCAAGCAATTTTATTAAAACTTGATTAAACATTCAGAAATCGAAAAATAACAGATTTCTAAAAGCGATAGACTTACCTTCTTGGTCAGAAACACAaccacaatcaattttattaaaacaGGAATGAAACATTCCAGAAATCGAAAAAtaaaagatttccaaaggcttacctttttgttcagaTATGCGaccacaatcaattttattaaaaccGGATGAAACTTTCAAAACTAGAAACATAAAAAATTTGCAAAGATTATAGACTGACCTTCTTGGTCGAAAATGCACCACAAGCAAATTTATTAAATCCGGATGGGACTTTCAAAAATAGAAGAATAAAAGATTTGCAAAGGCTTGCTTTTTTGGTCAGAAATTCACCTACAATCAATTTTGTTAAGCCGGGTGAAccttacagaaaaagaaaagatatttgCAAATTATCCCTTTCTTGGTCCCTTTCTTGGTCAATCACCCAGATCGGGTGTGAGTCAATCACGTAGGATTTCAACTTCTTCAACTACAACATACCTTACTGTATATGGCTCTTAAAagagccatatacagtaactctgaaTATGCCCTGCGAGACGTCATGCCGTGTGTAGGGCAGTTGTAGAAGCTAACAAAGTTTATGTTGTCCTCCTTCGATATTTAGGGTTCCGATCATTGCAGCTCATATTTAGTTTCCTTATCGGatggttttttttatttatacgtaTATCTGGATACCCTGAGGCAGGCGGGGGGAAGGGGGTCATTTCCAATGAAGTAGCAGGACAAACAATTCATAAACAGAAACAAGAATGCCACATACGTCTAAGAATTGCATCGTACAGTTAATCCAGCAGTGGCGTTGCCAGGAGGTGGCTTAGGGGTTAAACCCCCCGTCCGAAATATTGacgttttgtatgtgtatatatgccCGCCGCACACGCAGATACACACGCATGAACAAAGTAGTTCAGACCCCTCCCCGCCATAAAAATTTTTCTGACTGCGACCCAGGCGTCTAGTTACACTTTAATATGactaatcttctttttttttaattacatcaATACATCTTACAGAGGTGGTATATAGATACATTTCAATGACGTAgtgcaataaacaaaaaaaaagcaatatatcAAGTACATCTGACGGGATAAGACGACAGCGATGACATCTTTAAATCGCCATCCTCTGTAGCAGCAACGGAGGTGGTAAGGTGACTCCAGTCTTTGATGGTCCATTGGTAAGGGCGAATGATTTCCTTGTAAATATGTGTGTGTCGTGTTGCAAACGCTCACCGCCGAAGGGCATGGAGTCGACCTGTAGTCCCAGCAAGGGCTAAGTGAAAAAGGACAACAACTTAATTTGCCACAGTATATACAATTTGTACATGAAACTAGTATGGTAGTTTGCACACAAACACTAGCCAGCTCCATTGTAATCGGCGTTTCACCGAAAACAAATTTTCTGACCGGTATCACTGCAGATGCAAGATAAGATAGTCTGTTTTACAGCTTATTATGGGTCAAAAACTGTaccaaaaaggaagaaaatacaaGAAATAATGAGGAACACCATCACTGATGACATATTGTGCGAAATTTTGGCAATATACACGCCATGGTCACTGATCGCCAAGCTGGTACATCTATTTTATGGCTTTCTAGAGAAAGTTTATGCACCACGAAAGCCAACTTTAACAAAATGCAAAGTTTCCTGCAATAAAATTTGCTTGAATTATTATTTTCAAGTGCTGTGCCgtactcttgtttttttttttttttatctgtcgtCTGCTTCAATCGCAGCTTCGATGGCAGCGCCACATTATTTACTTTTATTACAGTTATTCAAAAGTTTCAATACAGATAAGTATTTAGTGACTTAATTAAAGAAATAAacttgtaaatgcgaataaataAAATTGGTTTTAAAAGTTAAAAGAAGCAACATCACGTGGTCTTGAAAACGTGACGTAATTGACGCGCAGCAGAGGCCGCAGGAGCGGGCTGTCTTGTTAGCGATTGCTGCTGATTCAGACACCTGTAGCCTTCTTTGAAAAGTTTCGCAGAATCTGTTATTGAAGTGTACTGCGAGGAAGCGCTTCTCCGAGTGATAAAGACAGTGAATATCAGGTATGTTTAGCTTTGTAAGAGTTGCGCTTAGAGCCGTTCGGCGACACATCCCACGACAAACGCGCCTTCCGTTTTGGGACGGCCTCTTGCACGTTGTCGGAATATCTGTGGACAGCTTCCGTGGCGTGGTGATAGAACAAAAGCACGCCGTTCTATTGTTATTTTGTGTCTGATCCCGCCTACGTCTATCTCTCCGGAATTATACGTTTTGTGTTGGTTCCGATCGCTTTCGACGTGCACGCGCGGTCGAATATGGTGCTGTGCTTAATACGAATGTCGTCCACTTAATGGAGCGACAAATGCTGTTGATGTGATTTAGGACCGTCACTTACTTTAGATTATGCACGCCGTAAAATCCTTGCGTCGGTCTAGAAAGCGAGAAAGTTTGTTCCCAGCCGCGATTTTTAACGAATATCTGGTTTTCCCGGGGATTTACCCACCACAACCAGGTCGCGCCGCTTTTGAATGCCGTTCGGACGTTTTTCCCGAGTACTTTCAGTGCTGTCATTTCTTCTTACTAAAGCTCATTCCTGAAGAAACGTGCTCTTGGTTTTTATTCATTCATGTATGACTTACATTGATGTCTTCTAAGGATCCGGACACACATTCTACGTACTGCATTGCGTAGTCTTCGCTGCACCGCGCAAGTTCGATCGCAATGGAACCCGATTGAGATGTATTGAGATGCGTAAATAAGCCAATAGCGATCAAGAGCCTTATCGCGATCCAGTCTTATTTGCAAGATTGCGATCCCGATCGGGGCTCGTTAGCGGTCGAAATGTTTTCCAAAGTTATTCTGTTCCTATGCAGTTTGTTTGGCGTAATTAGACGCGTTAAAATTTAAATTAATTGTATGTTTTAACGTCCAGGAACGGTACAAGGGGTTGGGATATCGCAGTGGATGCCTCTGGATTTTAATTAGATCACATAAAGCTATaattagggagttttagaatagcgtacgcaaagctgcgttagcgtttgtcgccactgcgcatgcgtcgtacgctatcctcttgcgggcccccgttaagtgacggaaataacgGGCGACCGCAACGACCGCTATCTTTGCGTGCGCTAGTCTAAAACTGCGTATACGCACGTAATTAGAACGGTATACGCGAGCGGTATGCGGGCGCTCTTGTATTCCGCCACATTCGTGCCGCGGCTGCCACGACCGGCACCCGAATCCGCGAAGTTGTCGTGCTCCGCAGTAAGAAGTGGCCACAGCACAGCCACTGTGGCGGGGAAGCAAAAGCCCAGAAAGTAATTTAAGAGTGTGCTGGTGGCTGCAGTTAGCTATAGGTATATGCCTTTTAATTGATAACTGCTGGATTGAAGATAGGCAAAATAACATGCACGATCTTATGCCTTACATTtagttctttcttttgttttaacAGGAATGGCCATACAACACGCAGCAGGAATACATAGCCTGAGAAGGGTCACATCATCTTGCAGCCAGAGAAACCTGCCACATGCGATATCACAGTGCTGAATGTTTCGTCTCTTCGTATCAGATCATTGATGCCTGACAGGCAGATTATGGCTTACCCGCAGCTCCCAGAGCAGGAGACTGTCGAGCTGACGCCCGAACAACTTCCAAGATGTTCCGATCGCTGCAGTCGGTCTGAAATGTCGCGCCATACTTGCCATGCGCCTCGATGTGCCGCAGCTGCTCTTGGGGCCGTCGGGTCATCGAGATTGGCGAGGCCTGGCGCTGTTGGCGGGCTTCAGTTGTGACGAGGTGGAGCTCCTCAAGGAACGAGGAAAGAGCCCGACGGCATCTCTACTGGACCAGTGGGATGCACGGATAAGCCAGCACGTGGCAACCGTCGGACGCCTTGTGCAGCACCTGATGTGCCTCGAGAGATACGACGTTCTTGACGACATTGAAGCAGAACTACGTAAGAAAGTCTAGTCTATCTTTCTTGGCATCTGTCTTCCTTGGTTTAGGTCTAAGACCCACACTGTGTAAAAAATTTGATGAGAGGGTAAATTTTCATCGCTCTGCGAGTAGCAGAAAAAGAGAGATCAAATTTATTAGACGAAGGCAGCGAGGTCATCCTGAGCTTGtgtgctctggcctgctactctgcgcAGGGGATAAGGGAAAGGGGGAGAAAGagtgatgaggatgatgatggggacaggaagtgGTGATGCGTATGTACAAAATCCATGTAACACAATGGTTTTCTTAAGTCTAGTGTCTAGTCCAGTACCCTTCAGAAAGTCTATAAGCAGCAAGGGAAACCCGTATGGTTATGCACTCCCTTCGGGGCATCTTTCTGCTACACCAACTCTAACCATCATGCGGCTTGCTTGAATTgatttcctttcttgaaagctCGCGGCTTTCCTGTCAGCAGTACGGTGTGCCGGTTATAGCACGCATGCTGTTTCTGTCCTGAAAGTGTGGGACATGTGATGCTAAAGCATGGAAAAGCATGCAAGATGCATTGCAGTGATTGTTGCATGACAGAAATACGTCCGAAACGGTACAGCTGTTTTAGGGTTCACTGGGGGGCTAGGACGACCATGGCACCCTCTCATAGGTCAGTCCATGAAAGCTCATGTATCTCAATTGAAATGACGACAAGGAGTGCCAAATAGTGTTGACAGTGTGTAAGAGTGCAAACTTTAGGTTGTGCAAATGCATTGCAAGCATTGCAAATGCAGCAAAGATAAGTAAGCTTAAATCCATATTTCACTGAAATTAAATCATGCAGTTTATGTAAGTAAGCTTTCTGTTTTATGCTTTCATTGTGGGTGCTAGTGGTAAGAGGAGGGGAGGTGGCAATTGGTTACAGTACTGTGAGGGCAAGAAATGTGCACATTAATTTGTATAGCCTTAAAAACACTTGTCTACATCTTTTTATTAGAATAACAGAAAAATTAAAATAAGCAAAGGGGGTGTTGCGTTACAGCAGCGAATGTCTTCAATTGGTTCATTTTGACTTGCAGGTAGTTTTGCATTAGAATGATTTTTGAGATTTGCAACCTcaaatttgttttatttttgttattttattgAACTGGCATCATCTTCCAGGACAAGACATTGAATTCTACCGAAGAAAGCAGTCTGGTGGATATTCAGGTTAGTGGGCAATAGAGCTTACAAGCAGCACAGGCTGCTTGTTAAAAGTATCGTAAGCTGTAGTATTTAACTGAATTGTGAGAACTAGTAGCAAATTCATGTACCAGTCAAAGCTAATGTATTCTTTTTCACGCTTTTATATTGAGGTATTGCTGTAGCCCGACATAGGTAGTTAGTTAAGGTGTGGCATTTGCCATGCCCAAGTGAAGTTGGTGCAATTCGGCAAGCTCCACTAACCAGAAGGATTGCTGATCGGGTGAGTTGGTTATCCATGAATGTAGCATGTATTAGCacggtacataaaagaaaggaacacgacacagacgtagagataggtaggtgctaaacttccaactgtttatttcatgccattcacACTCATTTTATACATCCGCAAGAAAGCACAACTCATCTTGCATGTGTCCGTTCTAGGGATCGGCTCAATCGGTCCGTTCTAGGGAACGTGTCGGCCATTCTAGGGATCGGCTGACACaggagataaaagaagccgaagCTATAAAAGAATTCGGACACTTATGTGTGAGCTCGTAATCGATTTCCTTGTCAGGAAAGGAGATGACGTTCCTTGGTTTAAGAACACGCGCAAGATGAGTTGTGCTTTCTCGCGGATGTATAAAATGGGtgtgattggcatgaaataaacagtcgcaagtttagcgcctacctataTCTATGTCTgtgtcgtgttcctttcttttatcTACTGCGCTAATACATACTACGTCCACTAACCAATTTTGCAGCTTCTTAATGAACAAGGCCTACATTGATATGTTTAATTGTTACGTATGGAATGGAGAACCATGTAGTCAAAAAAGGTTGTAGCATAGCTCAGGACACATACTGTAATTTGTCTTTGATCTACATAACGGACTACCAGATTGGTACATTGTGCATTACCTGCCTTGTGAATCATGAGCAAATATTGGACTGTCAACTACTTAATATTGTATATTTACTTCATGGTACTGGGTGTCATGGATTTAGTGCGAAGCAGGTGATAATAGAGGCATCTTCCTGACCAATATGGTAGTACTTTTTATGGTAAGGCACAGAGAGACAAAAAATACTTATTACATGGTTGAACACTTTCAGATGTCATTCATCCTCCAACAGTCAGGACATCAACGAGTAAGTAGAAGTTGTACTTTTTCTGTGCACATTATTCGGGGACTGAAGTTCTAACGCATCCAACTTCAAATTCAGGGACGCCCATCTATGACGCATTTGTCTGCTATACATCAGAAGACTGGCCCTTTGTTGAGGTGCTGATCGACAAGCTGGAATCGTTGGGTCTACGCCTGTTCTTGCCCAAGCGAGATCTAAAAGCAGGCGTCCTTCAGTACTCCACATTTTATGAACTCATGGAGAAATGGTAAGTTGAGGCCTCACCTATAAACATCACTTTCCCTGTTTAAATCTACAAAAACACTGCATTTAACTTGATGTGATTTCAGTAGCCTAGCTAGGCAGTCAAAGTCAGTTGGGAGAGCTAAGGTCAGGGCTAGTTTGTTATACGCAACCATCGATTGTAGCCATAAATTACGCCAGCCAGTACACAAAACATACCCAAGTACTAGTAATCTCATGCTTTACTTGAGTTTTTAATAACTGTGTTCTCAAAATGTACAACAAAACTCCTTGGTGCAGTGTTCCGTCTAACATGTCTTTATAATTTAGTAACTCACTTGtgaatattgaaaatttgaaacGCTGTGCTTGCTATAGAGGGAGGGCATTACTATTGTAGTTTGTGAGTGATGCAGCTACTTCGGATGCTTTTGTGCTGCTTTGGCCTGCGGCAGGTTCAGCCAATTTTAGTTGCGTTCACTTTTATAATTCCAGGTGCAGGAAGACCATCATTGTGTTTTCACCCGACTTCCTGCAGTCACAAGAGTGCCGTGTTCAGCAAAGGTTCATTGAGAGCATAAACATTGGTGAGTTTTTGGAAGACACAGTGGCGGAACAGCACTTTGTGCCAAATTGCGTTGATAGCGGTGCCATCCTTCTCCAAAACAGAATTTCATTGAAAAATTGCGCCAAGCATCCACCAAAAAGCTTATAAAAGCTGCCGCTAGTGAAACTAAAAACAAGACCTAAAGTGTGCTATCGTCATCAGTCACCATCATCACAGAGATGATTGAGCGGCCATAGCCATGGATAGATTTGATTCGATTCATCATCCATTTGCTGCTTTTTGTCTTGTGCTGCACTTGTCTCTGACCGAGGATACAGTGTTGTGTAGCACAGTTGTTGTGACCTTGACCGCTGGTTAGTAATAAATAGAGTTAGAAATGGAAGTTAGGAGCCGCTGGCTATTAATTTGTCATTAACGGGGCCCTCCTTGCAACCCTGTACAATCGGAAGAGCATATCTCGTGGTTGTAATCTCAAGCGCTTTTATGTAACCAGACAGACACTTATGCTCGAGAACTTTTGCATAAGACGGAGGAGGTTGTCACTGTAGCTTCAGTGACTTCAGCGAATTTGCCAATGCCTGGTGCAAATACAAATTATAAATGTTGGCTTATAGTGCAATCTGTGGACAGGAAATTCCGCGTGATAAGTTTTATCCCTAATGCCACACTTTTACCTGTAAAACTACTCTGCTCTATTTGTTCAATATTTTATATAATATTACCTTACTGTGTACAGATGTACAGGGGCAATGGAAAGAAATGCAAACAGTGCAGCATCTATGTTCTCTGCTGTTTCGAGTTTCTTTTCAAGCAGTTGTAACATAGATGGTAATAAAAAGCCTAGAGTCATTTATTATACAATCAAGGACCACTCTAGCATCGTTTTGTTGCCACCTAGGTCAGatcgcgatgaaaacagcgcacacGACGCTGTTAGCGTTTcctttagagctgtgcgaatatcaaaattttgggtgcgaagcgaatttgaatattgaagtatg harbors:
- the LOC119389543 gene encoding LOW QUALITY PROTEIN: myeloid differentiation primary response protein MyD88-like (The sequence of the model RefSeq protein was modified relative to this genomic sequence to represent the inferred CDS: deleted 2 bases in 2 codons); the protein is MPDRQIMAYPQLPEQETVELTPNNFQDVPIAAVGLKCRAILAMRLDVPQLLLGPSGHRDWRGLALLAGFSCDEVELLKERGKSPTASLLDQWDARISQHVATVGRLVQHLMCLERYDVLDDIEAELRQDIEFYRRKQSGGYSDVIHPPTVRTSTRTPIYDAFVCYTSEDWPFVEVLIDKLESLGLRLFLPKRDLKAGVLQYSTFYELMEKWCRKTIIVFSPDFLQSQECRVQQRFIESINIEQAQQKLIPVVIKQCVLDGTIRMISKINLCDNTSKLAEWGWKKLIESVRCEGNSLFVVHQTSCKMSATSPAIPASLVVSTVPTPSRKPVTAVHTRTRVKDAQDVIAATSSTKKKPGWLKFFGRHKASSVSSDSSGFQSMASPE